Part of the Pedobacter roseus genome is shown below.
TATCATTGTATGTCCTGATGGGAATGTAACCAGCTGGTATTTTGATAGTCCTGTAGATCCTGAATGGAAGTACGAAACTTATGTTGCCAAAGAACTGGTGACCTATATCGATGAGCATTATAAAACCATTGCAGAGAAAAGGGGAAGGGCTATAACGGGTTTAAGCATGGGCGGACATGGGGCGCTTTATTTAGCTTTTAAACATCAGGATGTTTATGGGGCTGCAGGCAGTATGAGTGGTGGGGTTGATATTAAGCCTTTTCCGAATGGATGGAACATCCCGAAAAGATTAGGGCCGGAGGATGAATTTCCTGAGCGCTGGAAACAGCACAGTGTAATTGATCTGATATACCTGATTAAACCTAAATCGCTGGCGATTACCATTGATTGTGGCACAGAAGACTTTTTCTATAAAGTTAATCTGCGTTTGCATGATGAGTTGTTGTACAATAATATTCCTCACGATTTTACGACAAGACCCGGCGTACACAATTGGGAATATTGGGCGAACTCGATCAAATTTCAGAGTGTATTTATGAATAATTTCTTTGGACAAAAACCTTAAGCTATCAATTGGGCGCCAACTTTATTGATCAGGTTGTTGATATCGAATGGTTTGGCAATAAAATCGTTTGGATGACAAATGTGGTTATTCATGTCGCCAAGGCTATGACTTGCTGAGATCATGATTACGGGAATATGATCGGTTAGTTTATTTTTCTTGAGCAGGTTACAAAGGTCGCGGCCATCTAAAACGCCCAACATAACATCCAGTAAAATTAAATCAGGGTTAAAATCTGTTATTCTTTGATTAAGCATACTTGCATCCCATAATCCATTTACCTCGTAACCTTCAGTACTTAAAATCAATTCTATTACTTCTAATATATCCCTGTTATCATCAACCACCAATATCTTTTTCATTTCCTTATCCTGTAATTTAGATTAACATATTGTAAATAAATACGTTCTGTATAAAGAACAATAGCTTTTGATAAAAGTTTCAATCTTTTAACAATCCTTTACAACCAGCTGATTCAGATGATTACATGTTGTTATTTTACTTTTATGGGGCTCTTGTCGTTTCAATTATACGCTGTGAATTGAAATTAATACAGCATTTGGGTCAAAAAATTAACTTTTAGATTACATGAAAAATAAAGAGTTACCATATTTTTGACCGTTCTCGAAATGTTATTCATAAAACAGGAAACGAAGATTTAAAACCAAAAATGAAATACTTAGTCAAAGAAATCAGTGAAGGAAACTGCGATATCACTTTATTGCCGGAAAACCTGAATGACAGAAATCTTTTAGCCGAAACTACAAAAAGCGTTCAGCACGATTACCAGGAAACCATCCAGGCGCATTATGAGCATGCATTGAAAAATCAGGTTCATGGAAATGCTGCATTTGTTTCCCTAAACAATGAGGAAAGCAATTATCCGAAAAGAGTAAATGTAAATTACCAGATTATGCTAAGCTAAATAGGGGATTTTTCTGAGCAAGGCTTTCTTTATGGCAAAGAAAGCCTTTTTTGTTTTAAGCTGTTTACTGTGCGAAACCATCAGGTTCGAAATCGAGCGCTATCGAATTCATGCAGTAACGTTTGTGCGTAGGTGCAGGTCCATCGTCGAAAATATGGCCAAGGTGCGAATTACAGCGTCCGCATTCTACTTCTATGCGTTCCATGCCTAAACTGTTATCTTCTTTATAAATGGTACTTCCCTTGCGGATGGTTTCAAAAAAACTCGGCCAGCCGCATTCACTTGCAAACTTAGCGTCTGATTTAAATAAGGCATTGCCACAAACGGCGCAATAATAGGTTCCTTTTTGGTTGGCATTCCATAATTTTCCTGTAAATGCTCTTTCCGTATTGGCTTCACGCGCAACTGCATATAAAGCCGGCGATAAAATCTTTTTCCATTCCGAATTTTTAACGTTTAGTTTTTTGGTATCGGTTCGGGAGTAATATGGATTTTTTATTTGTGTTTTACTTTCCTGACTGTTGGCATAAAAACCAAAACTTAACAGGAATGATAGTGCAATTAATATTTTCATTGTATGTGTTTTTATATATAAATAAACGAATAACAAGTCTAAATGGATTTAGTTGTTTGAGAGTCCGGAGTCTTTAGTCTGAAGTCGATTATTCTTAAAAAATTTTTTCGAACAATAACCGATGAGCAATGATCAGTTACCAATAGCCAATGAACCAGTGGCTAATAAACTATTGAACCAACCTATTCTTCTGCAAACAAACGGTTAAAATGATTTTCCAGGTGGTTTCTCATCGCATTGCGGAAAAGTTCAGGCGATCCGTTTTCCAAAATATCAACCAGGCCTTTATGGGATACGAATTTATGCAGCTGTCCCTGTTTTTTAAGCAGGCCGCTATTGTGTACAAAATCAAATATCGGCAACAGCATACTCTGGAATTTTCTTAGGGTTTCATTTCCCGTAATATCATAGAGTTTTCCATGAAAAGCAATCTCGTGTTCGATATTAAAGAGGTGATCCTGCGAAGCTTCGGGTTCATTGTTAACAATGGTCCTCAGTTCTTTCAGGTCCTCATCTGTAATGCGCTGAAAAAGAAAATCGGCCATTCCGATTTCGAGCACCAGCCTGATCTCAAAAATTTCTTTGAGGGTTCCCTGGTCTAAAATATGTGGATTCATACTTTTAGAAAGGATGCCAAATAAATCTGGACTGGTGATTACTGCTCCTTTTTTCTTTTTCGATTCGATTAACCCCATCATCCGTAATCTTAACATGGCCTCCCGTACAACGGTTCTGCTTACGCCAAGGGCTGCACACAGTTCAAGCTCGGTAGGGATGCTGTCTCCAACCTTCAGCTTCCGCTCCTGTAAAAGCTGAACAAGCTTATCTTCTACACGATCTACCAACGAACTGGTATCCACTTGTTTAAAATTACTGATGCTTTCCATTATTATGTATAATTTATTTTTCTGTTGAAATCTGGCTTTAAATGGGTTTCTGAGCAAATATAAAGTTAAGCTACTAGATTTTTGTAGAAATTTTATTGAAACCATTTGCAAATAAATAAAATAAATCGGTACTTAGTATTATTATGTATAACATAATACAAATTGATATAACCAAATTATGAAAGAAATTTACTTTAAACTCATCAGGCATTGTTTACCATTTTTAATGATAATGGTAACAATTCCGGCATTTGCACAGCAAACCGTCACCGGGAAAGTTACAGATGCCTCAGGACAAGGAATCCCAAGTACTACCGTTTTGGTTAAGGGCACTAAAAACGGAACATCAACCAATCCGGCAGGCACTTATTCCATTAAGGTTAATAAAGGCGACGTGTTGGTTTTTAGTTTAATCGGCTACTTGTCGCAAGAAGTAACCATTCAGGATCAGGCCAACGTTAATGTAAAGCTTTTAGAAGATAGCAAAGGTTTAGATGAAGTAGTGGTAGTGGGCTATGGTACACAAAACAGGAGGAGTGTTACCAGTTCTATTTCTAAATTAGATAAAGAAGTATTGGCCAATACGCCACGATCAAACGCCGCTTCAGCTTTGCAGGGTACCGTTCCGGGGCTACAGGTAGTTACTGCATCCGGACAGCCTGGAGCCGCACCTTCAATATTGCTGCGTGGCGGAGCTTCTATCAACAGTCCAGGCGCACCCCTTGTGATTGTTGATGGGGTAATCAGGTCATTAAGCGACATTTCTTCCGAAAACATCGAGTCGATCGAAACTTTAAAAGATGCTTCTGCAACAGCCATTTATGGCGCCAGGGCAAACAATGGGGTAATATTGGTAACCACTAAAACCGGCAAAGCAGGCAGTTCGCAGATTGCCTATAAATTTACAGGAGGTTATAACCAGGAGCGCAAAGGATACCAATATATGGGCGCCGGCGATTATATCTACTATACCCGTTTGGGTTATTTAAATGCGGGCAGAACATTGGCCCAGGCAAATAGCTCGAGGGGTTTGGGCTTGTCGACAAATGCGGCAGATCTTGCCAGTTTTGATATCAGGACCTACATACCGGGCACTACGGTTTTGCCAAGTGGCTGGCAGCTGGTTAACGATCCGTACGGTGGACAAATCATGTATAAAGATCATGGTGGAGAAGTGGAGGATTTAGTTTTCCAGAATACCTATACTAAAGATCATTATGTGAGTGCAAGTGGTGGAAATGACAAAGGGAAATATTTTGCAGCCTTCGATGCCTATAATGAGGATGGTGTAATTGTAGGTTCGAAATACAAAAGGTACACTGGCGACATTAACGGATCCTATAAAATTAAGCCGAATGTCGAAATCAGCTCAGGCGTAACCTTGTCAACATCTTCTCAACTGGGCACCATAGGTGGTGAGGTAAATACTTTATACAGAAGCTTAGCCATCTGGCCAACTTTTAACCCCTGGATTGATGAAGCAAAAACGGTAGCCAATCCCGGCAACAGCAGCAGCGACGGTAATCCTTTATATTGGTTGGGCAGGTTAGACCGCTCGAATGAAGTAAACAGGGTTGTAGCCAATGCTGCCGTAAAATGGGATATTATTCCAGGTCTTTATTTCAAAGCCACGGGTAACGCCTACCTGTTTGAAACATTGGATCAATCTTTCCAAAAATCAACCCAGACTTATGCGCAGATTTTTGCCAATTCGGGTAGCAGTACCACGAGGAACTCAACAAGTAGTTTTGGCAGGGATTTTCAAACACAATACAACGGAATATTAAATTATACCAAATCTTTCGGAAAACACAATTTTAACCTGATGGGCGGTGGAGAATACTTTGATGTAAAATCTTATGCTTCCCAGGTTTTGGGGCAAAATGCACCAACTGATGATATCCCGACCGCAAATGCCTCTACAACATTCGCTGCGGGATCTAATTACACAACCAGAACAGAATATAAGATTTTATCAGCTTTTAGCCGTTTTGCTTACGATTTCGATCAGAAATACCTGTTTACGGCTGTGTTTAGGCTTGATGGAGCATCTAGTTTAGCCAGCGAAAATAGAAACGGTTTCTTTCCCGGGATTTCGGCAGGATGGAACGTGCACCGCGAAGAATTTTTTAAGGATTCCAAAATCAGTCAGGTTATTTCGAGCCTGAAACCAAGGATCAGCTATGGCCAGAATGGAAATATTGCAGGTTTGGGCCGGTACGAAACGCAAGGTGTTTACAGCTTACAGGGAAATTATAATGGAAGTGCAGGTTTTTTGAACACTGGAATAATTAATAGTGATTTAAGATGGGAAAAAAGTAAAACCACAGATCTGGGTTTAGACATGGGTTTATTAAACGACCGCATTACTGTTATTTTTGATTATTACGACCGTAAAACGAGTGATCTGTTAACCAATCTTGACCTGCCGAGCTATACCGGATTTTCAAGTTTCAGAACCAATTTAGGTACATTTCAGAACAAAGGAATTGAAATTGGAATAGATGCAAAAATCTTAAGCAAAGGCGATTTTAAATTAAATGCAGGTGCCAATGCATCATTCGTAAAAAACAAAATCCTGAAATTGCCTTTCAACGGAAATGAGAGCAACAGACAAGGTGGTTTACAGATTTACGATCCTGCATCAGGTCAGGTGATATGGGTAGGTGGTTTACAGGAAGGCCAGCCCCTTGGGAATATGTACGGTTACCGTCAGGTTTCTATTTTTAAAAATGTCGCCGAGGTTGCTGCAGTTGCAGGCAACAGAACCGATGCTATAGCTGGTGTAACCGGACCCAATTTAGCTCCAGGAGTTAACGGAAGAATTACCCCCGGAGATGTGAACTGGCAGGATGTAAATGGTGATAACATCATCGATTCGAGGGATCAGGTTTATTTGGGTAACATTTATCCAAAATGGACGGGTGGTTTTAATTTCAATGCCAGTTACAAGGGGTTTGGGTTTTACAACAGATGGGATTTTGCTTTAGGACATACCATTTACAACGATCTTGTGACCCGTACATTGGGTAACTATCAGGGTACTTTCAACTATATCGATCTACAGGCGCAGGCCTGGTCGCCAACGAACACCGATACCGATATTCCAAAGGTTTATTATGCCGACCAGGTGGCAGGTTCTAAGCAAAATTATACCCGGGCCAACAACGGAAATGCCGTATTGAACGGAAACAATTCGCGGTTTTATGAAAAAGGTGATTATTTGTGCCTGAGAGAGGTTACCCTTTCTTACGACCTTCCCAAAGGACTATTACAGAAATCAAAATTCATTAATAACGCCAGGATTTATGTAACCGGAAGCAACCTCTTGTACATCACTAAATTTTCAGGTCCATCGCCAGAGCCACCGGTATCAGGAACAACCATTACAGGTATTTATTCAGGAACGTATCCAACACCGAGGACATTTATAATGGGACTTCAGGTGGGCTTTTAACAAAAAAACGATCAAAAGATGAAAACGATATTTAGAAATATATTGGTACTGTTAAGCCTGTCTGGCCTGATCTTTACCGGATGTAAAAATGAACTGGACTTAAGTCCGGTGAGTAGTTTAAGCGATGCAAGTTATTGGCAAACTGCCGATCAGTTTGATGCTTTCGTAAATGGCGTATATACCCGTTTTAGGGGGCACAATGCTAATTTTCAATATTTGGGAGAGTTGCGTTCTGATATTTTCGGTACTGATCCCGGTTCTACAGCGACTTTTACAGGCGAGGCAACGCAGGGTTTAGAGCGCATGTGGCTGCAAACACTCGATGCCGATAACGCAGGCGTTAGTGGTTTTGGTGGTTTTTATACCAATATCAACCAGATTAATTTACTGATCCAAAAACTGAATGAAACCAGTATTCTACCAGATGCAAAAAAGAAAAATTATCTTGGGATGGCCTATGGTTTACGTGCTTTTTATTATTTCCAGATGTATAGAACCTGGGGCAAAACCATTATCCAAACAGCGCCCACAACCTCAGTTGATGTATCCAACCTGGCTAAAGCTGCATCAAGCGAGGCCGATGTAATGGCACTTATTAAAGCGGATATTGAGCTTTCTAATTCAAATTTTGGATCAAGCTATGTTTTTGATGCTAAAAATAAAAAAGGATTTTGGTCAAAAGCAGCTACCCAAATGTTGAAAGCTGAAGTTTACCTGTGGAATGCACACCGGAGCGGAGGACTAGCCGATGCTACAACAGCTAAAACGGCATTAACCGATATCCAGGCAAATGTTACATTATCATTATTGCCAAATTTTACCGATGTTTTTTCGACCACCAACAAGGATAACAACGAAATTATATTCTCTTCCAAAAATAAATTAGACGAAGCTACATTGGGTTTCATCGGTAATTATGTACCTCAAACAGGTTTAATTGTTAATTTTTACGATTCGGTGGGCAACCGTAAATTTGATGTAGCTACCGATAATTATGGCGGCTTGTTAAGGGCGCCAACCAAAATTGCTACATACCGCAAGTTCAATAATCTCGATCTGCGAAAAAATGTTTCCATTCAGGCCGCCTATACTAAAAATACTGCCGGAACTTATTCAATTGCAGGTGCTTTTCTTAAAAAATATCAGGGCGAGCAAAATTCGGGTAACAGGGTTTATACAAACGATTTTTTGATTTATCGCTATGCAGACCTTTTACTTTTACTGGCTGAGGCAAAGGTGATTTTAGGTGAAAGTCCGGTGGCAGAAATTAACCTGGTTAGGGCGAGGGGATATGGCGCAAATTATAATGCAGCTACTTTGGGGTATCCAAACCAAGCGGTGGATGTAAATGCAAATGAAGCCATTTTAAAAGAACGTTTTCTGGAGTTTGTTGGTGAAGGAAAACGTTGGTACGATTTAAGGCGCATGGGCGATAGTTTCGTTTACGAGTATACAAGCATTACCGCGGCAACTTCCTATAAGCTTTTATGGCCTTTAGACCGGAGTACGCTTACCAACAACAGGGCGCTGGTACAAAACCCGGGTTATCCGGTTTTTTAAAGAAATGGAACGTCATTTCGATTTGATAGCTATCGGATGGAGTGAAGCGGAACGGAGAAATCTTTAAACTTAAAGGTTTCTCCATTAATTCTTAATGCTGAAGTCAGTAGAAATTGGCAACGTTCAGTACTACCTTTTAAATTATACAGAAATACAATATGCAAAACATTAAATTACAAGGACTTATTGCTGCACCATTTACTCCATTTCATCAGGATGGTGAATTAAACCTGCAGCTTATTCCGGAATATTATTCATTTTTAAAAAAGAACGGTGTTACAGGTGCTTTTATCTGTGGATCAACCGGAGAAGGGGTTTCGCTTACGCTTGATGAAAAAATGAAAGTAGCCGCAGCATGGGCTGATGCCTGCAAAAGCGATTCGGATTTTAAAGTAATGACCTTACTTGGGGGAACCTGCCTGGCTGATTGCAAAGTATTGGCGAAACACGCTTCAGAAATAGGCCTTTATGGCGTTTCATTTACTGCGCCATCTTATTTCAAACCCGCAACTGTTGAAGTTTTGGCCGAAATGTGTGCCGAAATTGCTACTGTTGTACCCGATATGCCATTTTATTACTATCATATTCCTGTATTAACAGGCGCAAACCACAATATGATTGATTTATTGGAAGCCGTTGATGGTAAAATACCAAATTTCGCAGGCATAAAATACACCCATGAGGATTTTATGGATTTTCTATCCTGTATGAGTTTCAAAAATAACAAATACGATATGCTTTGGGGGCGCGACGAAAATATGCTTTCTGCACTGGTTTTAGGCGCAAAAGGTGCTGTAGGAAGTACATTTAATTACCTTGCTCCTTTGTATAATCAATTGATTGAAGCTTTTGAACAAAACGAACTGAAAACTGCCGTTGCATTGCAGCAGAAATCGATCGATTTTATCCGATTATTAGGTAAATATGGTGGAATTGCAACAGGTAAAGCTTATATGAAAATGATCGGGTTAGATTGTGGCGAATTCAGATTACCTGTTAAAAACATGGATGCAGCGGCATTTGAACAATTTAAAACGGATGTTGAAAATTTAGATTTTCAGGCTTTTAAATCGAAAGCTTTTTTAACCACAGCTGTACACCGCTAACACGGATTTTTATCTCTGTGTATCCTCTTGATCAGGGATTAAATTATGTTTACCTGAAAGGGTGGAGCATGATGAAATTGAAAGCAACAAGTAATGGTTATCTTTATTTGTGCCCAAATTAAATATTAATGAAAAACTTTATTTTATACCTTACTTTCTTGCTTACATCAATCATATCACCAGAATTATTGGCACAGCACCAACATGTAGAAAATATAATCTGGAGTGTTGCAGCCAAAATACCACCTGCGCCTAAACAAAAAGCAGCTATTGGTTTAGCGGGTGCAATTTCGGGTGCCAATCACAATGTTGTACTTATTGCTGGCGGAACAAATTTTCCTGACGGCATGCCTTGGAACGGAGGTAAAAAGAAATATTACGACGACGTTTTTCTTTATCTTAAAACTGCAGGTAATCTACATTTAATGACTACTAAGGAAAACTTGAAATTACCTTTTAATCTGGCATACACTGCAGTTTGCAGCACTTCGCATGGAATTGTTGTTGCTGGTGGCGAAAATGAAAACGGGCTGAGTAATAAGGCATTGATCTTAAATTGGAAAGCTCAACAATTACATGTTAACTTTCTTCCTGATTTGCCAAAAGCCTTAAGCAATGCAGCTTTAACCGTAATTGGAGATGTAATCTACCTGGCAGGGGGTGAAGTGGAAAATGGGGCAACCGATCTGTTTTTATCATTAAATTTATCAAAACCGCAGGAGGGATGGAAAAAAATGACCAATCTGCCTCATTCCGTTTCCCATACCGTTTTGCTGCATCCTGAAGATAGTCATGAAATTTTCCTCATTGGAGGGAGAAAACGAAACCAGGGTGATACCAGCACCATTTACAATAGTGTATTTGCCTTTAATATAGATAAACAGAACTGGACCGTGAAAAAATCATTGCCTTGTGTTTTATCTGCGGCTGCCGGTATTGCAAACAGAAAAGATCTTTTAATTTTCAGTGGCGATCAGGGCGAAACCTTCCATCAGGCAGAAAAACTGATAGCAGCAATCGAAAAGGAGCAAGATCCTATTAAAAAAGAGAACTTAAATCAGCAGAAAATTAAACTGCAATCTAATCACCCCGGTTTTAGCAGATCAGTTTTAAAATATGATATTACAAACAACACCTGGCAAACCTTAAAAAACCTGATGCCTTATGGTATAGTTACCACCAATGCAGTGGTTTCAGGTCATGAGGTGATTATAGCGGGGGGAGAAATTAAAGCAGGAATAAGAACGCCCAATATTTTGGTGGGGAAATTAAAGTCTAACAGATGAGAGAGAAAAGATACGCATGGGTGGTAGTTGCACTGCTTTGGTTTGTAGCCTTGTTAAATTACATGGACCGTCAAATGCTTTCAACCATGAAGCCTGCCATGCAGATGGATATTGCCGAACTACAGTCGGCTACCAATTTTGGCTATCTGATGGCTATTTTTCTATGGATTTATGGCTTAATGAGCCCCATATCTGGAATTATTGCCGATAAATTAAACCGGAAATGGCTAATTGTGGGCAGTTTACTGGTTTGGTCGCTGGTTACTTTTTTAATGGGCTACGCTACTACTTTTAATCAGATTTACTGGTTAAGAGCATTAATGGGGGTGAGTGAGGCACTTTATATCCCGGCTGGTTTATCACTAATAGCCGATTACCACAGTTCGAAAACCAGATCGGTAGCCATTGGCATCCACATGACGGGCCTTTACATGGGGCAGGCACTGGGCGGTTTTGGTGCAACCATTGCTTCAAAATTTTCATGGCAGGCTACTTTCCATTCTTTTGGTTTTGTTGGGATTGTTTACGCATTGATTTTGGTATTTTTTCTAAGAGAAAAAAAGAAGGTGCTATTGCAGGAAAAAAAGTCTGTTCAACTTAAACCCTCGCTTTTTAAAGGACTGGCGCTTTTGTTCAGCAATATTTCTTTCTGGATAATCCTCATCTATTTTGCCATCCCTAGTTTACCCGGTTGGGCAACTAAAAATTGGCTTCCTACCTTATTTGCCAATAATTTAGGAATCGATATGGCACAGGCAGGACCAATTTCGACGATTACCATTGCTGCCTCTTCATTTTTAGGGGTAATTTTTGGAGGCATTTTATCCGACAGGTGGGTGCAGAAAAATATTAAAGGGCGTATTTATACCAGCGCCATTGGCCTGGGTTTAACCATTCCGTCTTTATTGCTGATCGGTTTTGGGCATTCTTTGTTCAATATCATAGGGGCGGCCTTTTGTTTCGGTTTTGGTTATGGCATGTTCGATGCCAATAATATGCCTATTCTTTGTCAGTTTGTTTCTTCAAAATACAGGGCTACGGCTTATGGCATAATGAATATGACCGGTGTTTTTGCAGGGGCTTTTATTACCGATTTATTAGGTAAATCAACTGATTCGGGCAGCCTTGGGAAAGATTTCGCCATGTTATCCATTATTGTTTTTATCGCCCTGATGATTCAGCTTTATTTCCTGCGTCCGAAATTTAACGATTTTGAAGATGCTTAAATCAACAGAAAATTATGAGAAAATTTAAAATAAAAGCAGGCTTAGCTTTGCTGCTCCTATTCGTTTCATTTGCATTAAAAGCCTCACCGCCAAAAGGAATCACGATTACAGTCTCATCACCTGTGGTTCCTGTTTTAAAAGGATTGGAAACGAATCCGCTTTTGCGGGTATTGATTTATATCCCGGCTGGTGAAAAAGAAATTTCATTTAAAAAAATAGCTGCCAGGCTCAATCCCGCGGGGCTTAAGTCTGTCGAAAAAATCGATGTGTATTTTACCGATCAGGAACCGCTTTTTGCAGCTAAAAATAAGTTAACTACCATAAACCCTGCCACTGTAAATATTAGCTTTGAGGTGAACATTAACCTTAAGCCAGGGATGCATTACATTTGGTTTAGTGCTAAGCTTAGAGAGGATGCCGATATCGATTCCAAAATCGAATTTCATGTTAGCCAGGTTGAAGATGCAGGTGCTAAAAAATACGCAGTGACAGAAGAGGGGCAGGATTATGTAAAAAGATTAGGCATCGCAGTAAAAAAAGCTGGTGAAAACGGTATCAATACCTTTCGGATCCCCGGGATAACCACCACAGATAAAGGCTCATTAATTGCCGTTTACGATATCCGCTATAAAAATTCAGGAGACCTGCCCGGAAATATTGATGTAGGGATGAGCCGAAGTACCGATGGGGGCAAAAGCTGGGCGCCATTGAAAGTGATTATGGACATGGGCGAACCGAACGAAAACAATGGGGTTGGCGATCCGGCCGTACTTTTCGATCCCGTTACCAAAAAGATTTGGGTGGCAGCATTATGGAGC
Proteins encoded:
- a CDS encoding alpha/beta hydrolase — protein: MKKNIKAVVIKPDGYKTGKSFPVLYLLHGAGGSYAEWVNKVPAIKNLADQYQFIIVCPDGNVTSWYFDSPVDPEWKYETYVAKELVTYIDEHYKTIAEKRGRAITGLSMGGHGALYLAFKHQDVYGAAGSMSGGVDIKPFPNGWNIPKRLGPEDEFPERWKQHSVIDLIYLIKPKSLAITIDCGTEDFFYKVNLRLHDELLYNNIPHDFTTRPGVHNWEYWANSIKFQSVFMNNFFGQKP
- a CDS encoding response regulator, which encodes MKKILVVDDNRDILEVIELILSTEGYEVNGLWDASMLNQRITDFNPDLILLDVMLGVLDGRDLCNLLKKNKLTDHIPVIMISASHSLGDMNNHICHPNDFIAKPFDINNLINKVGAQLIA
- the msrB gene encoding peptide-methionine (R)-S-oxide reductase MsrB, with amino-acid sequence MKILIALSFLLSFGFYANSQESKTQIKNPYYSRTDTKKLNVKNSEWKKILSPALYAVAREANTERAFTGKLWNANQKGTYYCAVCGNALFKSDAKFASECGWPSFFETIRKGSTIYKEDNSLGMERIEVECGRCNSHLGHIFDDGPAPTHKRYCMNSIALDFEPDGFAQ
- a CDS encoding FadR/GntR family transcriptional regulator — protein: MESISNFKQVDTSSLVDRVEDKLVQLLQERKLKVGDSIPTELELCAALGVSRTVVREAMLRLRMMGLIESKKKKGAVITSPDLFGILSKSMNPHILDQGTLKEIFEIRLVLEIGMADFLFQRITDEDLKELRTIVNNEPEASQDHLFNIEHEIAFHGKLYDITGNETLRKFQSMLLPIFDFVHNSGLLKKQGQLHKFVSHKGLVDILENGSPELFRNAMRNHLENHFNRLFAEE
- a CDS encoding SusC/RagA family TonB-linked outer membrane protein — encoded protein: MKEIYFKLIRHCLPFLMIMVTIPAFAQQTVTGKVTDASGQGIPSTTVLVKGTKNGTSTNPAGTYSIKVNKGDVLVFSLIGYLSQEVTIQDQANVNVKLLEDSKGLDEVVVVGYGTQNRRSVTSSISKLDKEVLANTPRSNAASALQGTVPGLQVVTASGQPGAAPSILLRGGASINSPGAPLVIVDGVIRSLSDISSENIESIETLKDASATAIYGARANNGVILVTTKTGKAGSSQIAYKFTGGYNQERKGYQYMGAGDYIYYTRLGYLNAGRTLAQANSSRGLGLSTNAADLASFDIRTYIPGTTVLPSGWQLVNDPYGGQIMYKDHGGEVEDLVFQNTYTKDHYVSASGGNDKGKYFAAFDAYNEDGVIVGSKYKRYTGDINGSYKIKPNVEISSGVTLSTSSQLGTIGGEVNTLYRSLAIWPTFNPWIDEAKTVANPGNSSSDGNPLYWLGRLDRSNEVNRVVANAAVKWDIIPGLYFKATGNAYLFETLDQSFQKSTQTYAQIFANSGSSTTRNSTSSFGRDFQTQYNGILNYTKSFGKHNFNLMGGGEYFDVKSYASQVLGQNAPTDDIPTANASTTFAAGSNYTTRTEYKILSAFSRFAYDFDQKYLFTAVFRLDGASSLASENRNGFFPGISAGWNVHREEFFKDSKISQVISSLKPRISYGQNGNIAGLGRYETQGVYSLQGNYNGSAGFLNTGIINSDLRWEKSKTTDLGLDMGLLNDRITVIFDYYDRKTSDLLTNLDLPSYTGFSSFRTNLGTFQNKGIEIGIDAKILSKGDFKLNAGANASFVKNKILKLPFNGNESNRQGGLQIYDPASGQVIWVGGLQEGQPLGNMYGYRQVSIFKNVAEVAAVAGNRTDAIAGVTGPNLAPGVNGRITPGDVNWQDVNGDNIIDSRDQVYLGNIYPKWTGGFNFNASYKGFGFYNRWDFALGHTIYNDLVTRTLGNYQGTFNYIDLQAQAWSPTNTDTDIPKVYYADQVAGSKQNYTRANNGNAVLNGNNSRFYEKGDYLCLREVTLSYDLPKGLLQKSKFINNARIYVTGSNLLYITKFSGPSPEPPVSGTTITGIYSGTYPTPRTFIMGLQVGF
- the nanU gene encoding SusD family outer membrane lipoprotein NanU, which produces MKTIFRNILVLLSLSGLIFTGCKNELDLSPVSSLSDASYWQTADQFDAFVNGVYTRFRGHNANFQYLGELRSDIFGTDPGSTATFTGEATQGLERMWLQTLDADNAGVSGFGGFYTNINQINLLIQKLNETSILPDAKKKNYLGMAYGLRAFYYFQMYRTWGKTIIQTAPTTSVDVSNLAKAASSEADVMALIKADIELSNSNFGSSYVFDAKNKKGFWSKAATQMLKAEVYLWNAHRSGGLADATTAKTALTDIQANVTLSLLPNFTDVFSTTNKDNNEIIFSSKNKLDEATLGFIGNYVPQTGLIVNFYDSVGNRKFDVATDNYGGLLRAPTKIATYRKFNNLDLRKNVSIQAAYTKNTAGTYSIAGAFLKKYQGEQNSGNRVYTNDFLIYRYADLLLLLAEAKVILGESPVAEINLVRARGYGANYNAATLGYPNQAVDVNANEAILKERFLEFVGEGKRWYDLRRMGDSFVYEYTSITAATSYKLLWPLDRSTLTNNRALVQNPGYPVF
- a CDS encoding dihydrodipicolinate synthase family protein; the encoded protein is MQNIKLQGLIAAPFTPFHQDGELNLQLIPEYYSFLKKNGVTGAFICGSTGEGVSLTLDEKMKVAAAWADACKSDSDFKVMTLLGGTCLADCKVLAKHASEIGLYGVSFTAPSYFKPATVEVLAEMCAEIATVVPDMPFYYYHIPVLTGANHNMIDLLEAVDGKIPNFAGIKYTHEDFMDFLSCMSFKNNKYDMLWGRDENMLSALVLGAKGAVGSTFNYLAPLYNQLIEAFEQNELKTAVALQQKSIDFIRLLGKYGGIATGKAYMKMIGLDCGEFRLPVKNMDAAAFEQFKTDVENLDFQAFKSKAFLTTAVHR
- a CDS encoding MFS transporter, giving the protein MREKRYAWVVVALLWFVALLNYMDRQMLSTMKPAMQMDIAELQSATNFGYLMAIFLWIYGLMSPISGIIADKLNRKWLIVGSLLVWSLVTFLMGYATTFNQIYWLRALMGVSEALYIPAGLSLIADYHSSKTRSVAIGIHMTGLYMGQALGGFGATIASKFSWQATFHSFGFVGIVYALILVFFLREKKKVLLQEKKSVQLKPSLFKGLALLFSNISFWIILIYFAIPSLPGWATKNWLPTLFANNLGIDMAQAGPISTITIAASSFLGVIFGGILSDRWVQKNIKGRIYTSAIGLGLTIPSLLLIGFGHSLFNIIGAAFCFGFGYGMFDANNMPILCQFVSSKYRATAYGIMNMTGVFAGAFITDLLGKSTDSGSLGKDFAMLSIIVFIALMIQLYFLRPKFNDFEDA